The Prevotella sp. E2-28 genome includes the window GTGGGTGTGGTGGATTTGGATAATACCTCTACATCGCGTTCACTGGTGCAACGGCTTGATGCCTTCCAGATGTCAAAAGTGGTGGCTCACTATCCGAGTGTTACTGAGGCTCGTCGCGATATTCAGGAGAACAACATCTATGCGTTCCTGTATATCCCCAAGGGTACTACGGAGAATCTGATGGCAGGCCGACAGCCCAAGATTTCATTCTATTATTCCTATACCACGCTGGCTTCAGGTGCTTTGTTGATGAAGGATTTGAAGACCATCAGTACGTTGGGATCAGCAGCAGTAGGGCAGGCTACGATGCGTGCCAAGGGTTATACCGATGCACAGATTCAAACCTTCCTGCAGCCCATCCGCATAGATCTGCATCAGATTGCAAATCCTTGGACTAGTTACAACTCTTATTTGTCCACGATGCTGGTACCAGGTCTCATTATGCTGTTTATCTTCCTCATCTCAGCCTATTCACTTGGTACGGAACTGAAGTTTGATACGGCAAAAGATTGGTTGGCAAAGGCCGACAACCGCATTGTCGTTGCCACGATAGGTAAGTTCTTGCCTCAGACGCTGATATGGCTGGCACTTGTCTATTGCTATGAGTATTATGTGTTTTACGTGCTTCACTTCCCCCATCTGGGCAGTCCTTGGATGCTGATATTGCTTGGCCTTGTGCAGGTATTGGCAGCACAGGGCTTTGGCATATTCGCCTTTGGCCTGATGCCCTCGCTCCGTATGTCTATGAGCGTATGCTCGCTGT containing:
- a CDS encoding ABC transporter permease, with product MKTLRLIYDVTLRELMILMRNRVYMFCMVVFPLLTMVFFTSLMDDGLPTSMPVGVVDLDNTSTSRSLVQRLDAFQMSKVVAHYPSVTEARRDIQENNIYAFLYIPKGTTENLMAGRQPKISFYYSYTTLASGALLMKDLKTISTLGSAAVGQATMRAKGYTDAQIQTFLQPIRIDLHQIANPWTSYNSYLSTMLVPGLIMLFIFLISAYSLGTELKFDTAKDWLAKADNRIVVATIGKFLPQTLIWLALVYCYEYYVFYVLHFPHLGSPWMLILLGLVQVLAAQGFGIFAFGLMPSLRMSMSVCSLWAVLSLSMVGSAFPVMGMDGALQALSWLFPLRHYYMLYQVSVFNGFPLLEAWFHFAALAAFILMPWLVIKKIKNAMLTYVYIP